The genomic window TCTTCCAAATGATCGGCCTGGATTTCTTGCAAAATAAGTGGACGGCGTCGGAAAACTGGGCCATCCTCGCGATCGCCCTCGCCGCGATTTGGCAGCTATCCGGCTACGTGATGGCTCTCTTCCTCGCGGGCTTCCGCGGCATCTCAGAAGATCTGCGGGAGGCGTCAAAGGTCGACGGCGCGAACGGTTGGCAGACGTATCGTCACATCATCTTCCCGCAACTGACCCCCGTGGCGCTGTCGGCCGTCATTATCATCGCGCACATGTCGCTGAAATCTTTCGACCTCATCATCTCTATCACCAATCAAACCTGGTACCCCACCAAGGTTCCGGCCATCGACATGTACAACTACATGACGGTCAACGACTATTCCATGGCCGCGGCCGTGGGCACGATCCTCCTCGCAATCGTGGCGGTGTTCGTGATCCCTTACCTGATTCACGATTCGAGGGAGAACCGCCGATGAGCGCTAACGTCGTAGCAAAAGAACTCAAAGCAGCCAAGCAGGCCGAACGCAATTCGCAGGGCTTTTCCACAGCCAAGGCGATTCGCTATGTCCTGCTCATTTTCTCCCTCGCGATCGTCCTCATGCCGGTCTACGTCCTGCTCATCACCTCGTTCAAGACAGCCACCGACGCCGACCCCTCAACGACCTGGCTGCTGCCCACCGAGTGGTCGATGCAAAACTGGATCAATGCCTGGGGCTCCCTCAAGGGCGGCATCTGGCGCTCCCTGCTCCTGGTGATTCCGTCGTCGTTGATCTCGGCGATGCTGGGTTCGGCCAACGGTTTTGTGCTATCGAAGTGGCGCTTTCCCGGCTCGAACGCCGTCTTTACGCTGATCTTGTTCGGCATGTTCATCCCCTACCAGGCCGTCATGATTCCGCTCATGCGCATGGTGGTCAATTCGGGCGTAGGATTCGGTATACCCACCCTGATCTTCATGCACATCGTCTACGGCATTCCGATCTGTACGCTGATTTTCCGCAACTACTACGAGTCGATTCCCACCGAACTCATTGAGGCCGCGAAGGTGGACGGTGCCGGCATGTTGCGCACCTACTTCTCCGTTGTGCTGCCGATCTCGATCCCGTCCTTTGTGGTGGTCATCATCTGGCAGTTCACCTCCGCTTGGAACGATTTTCTCTTCGCCCTCTTCTTCGGCGGCACGTCCCAACAAGGGCCGGTGACGTTGGCGCTCAACGAGCTCGCTCACGGATCGATCATGGCCGACTACGGCGGGTCGATGGCCGGTGCGCTGCTCGCCTCGGTGCCGACCCTGATCGTCTACATTGCGCTGGGTAAGTACTTCGTGGGCGGGCTCATGTCCGGCTCGGTGAAGGGCTAAACGGCGCGGAGCGCGCTTCCCAATTTGCCGTGCACCGGCGTCGTGAAGCACGCTTAGCTGTGTGAAAAATGTAGCGACTCCGTCCAGCCCTGCGGTGGCCCGGCCCGCCCTTACCAAGCTCGCCCCGATCGGCCCGGCGTGGTTTCCGGCCGCAATGGGCACCGGCATCTTGGCTAACCTCCTGCACACTCATGCGGAGCGCCTGCCGGGGGCGGAGGCGGCCAGCGTCGTCGTTCTCGCTTTGGCCTGGGCCATCCTCATGGCCCTTGTCGTTGGCTATGTCATCCGCGTCGCCCTGTCTCGCGACGCGCTGACGATCACGCTGCGCGATTCGACCCAGACCCCGATGTGGGGCACGGTGTCCATGGGTATCCTCTCCGTAGGCTCAGCGACGGCGACGATCGTGCCTGCTCATTGGCCGCAGCTGGGCAGCTTGGCCTGGCGGATCGATTCGTACATGTGGATCCTCGGCACGTTCATCGGAATCGTCGCTGCCATTGGCTTTGCAATCAGGCTGATCGGCACGGACCTCGGCTCTCCGACGACGGTATGGGGGCTCGCCGTCGTCGGCCCGATGGTGGCGGCCACAACGGGGGCTGGCCTCGTCTCACACGTGCCACCCACGTTCCAATTTTTCCTGCTCACTATCAGCGCGGCCTGTTTCTTCCTCTCCCTGTTTCTCGGGATCGCCGTCTTTGCTAACGCCTATCATCATCACTGGCGTGTGGCACCGGTGCCGCTGGCCGCGAGCGCAAGCGCGTGGATCCCGCTGGGGATGGTCGGCCAGTCGACCGCGGCGGCGCAGTCCATCGCCGCTCAGGCGCGCCGCATGCTCGCGCCCGAATTTTCGGTCAGTGCGCAGGGCGTGGCCAATGCTTACGGCTGGTTCATGTTCGTCATTGGCGTGCCGCTGGTAGCGTGGGCGCTGGTGCTGACCGTGCGCGGTTTCCTGGGGCGAATGCCCTTTACACCCGGCTGGTGGGCGCTGACCTTCCCCATCGGCACCCTCGCGCTGGGCGCCACATTACTCTCGCACGGCACTCATATCGGCGCCTTCATGATTATCGGCGCATGTGGAACGCTCGTACTGCTGGGAACGGTGACGTTGTGCCTCATCGCCTCCGCGCTGGGGATCGCTCGCCGCGGGTTGGCCTGGTAGCACTGCCTGGTAGCACTGCCAATTTGAACCGCAGGCTAGACCTGGCCACGATAGAAGCATGATTGAGGTTATCGAAGGCGGGCGCGGGCTTGCGGCGCTGAACCGAGTTCACGACGCCGTCATGGGCGCCTTGCGCACCTGGCGCTCCGGGGGCACTCCCGTCCCGCTGTTTGTCGTTCGCCCTGGCACGGATCGGCGGGAGACCGTAGCCGAAGTATCCGGCTACGGCGTTCCAGGCGGCACCGCGCTCCTCATACGGACGTCCGGTTCGACCACCGGCACCGGCAAGATCGTCGCCATATCCTGGGAGTCGCTGACTACCTCGGCGCAGGCGACGCACCAAGCCCTAGCTGGCCCTGGCCGTTGGGCAGCTGACCTACCTTTCGAGCACATCGCCGGTTTTCAAACCGTTGTCCGCAGCGCACTGGCCGAAATCGAGGCTCTCGCAGCCGGTGCCGAACCTGAACGAGCCGCCGCCTTCCGCCCGCTATGCCTCCCACTTCACGACGCCGCCGCCACGGCGGACGCCCTCGCCGCAGGTTCGCTTACCTACGTCTCAGTCGTCCCCACACAGCTCGGGCGCATCCTCGCCGATCCCGCGCTGACCAGCGCCTTTCGCGATGCGGTTTTGCTGGTGGGCGGCGCGGGCACCCCAGCTAGCCTGCTCGAGCGCGCCCGCGCCGCCGGTCTGGTCATCCACACTTCCTACGGGATGACCGAAACGTGTGGAGGCTGCGTGTATGACGGCCGCCCGATTGGGGACACCGAGATTTTCCTCGACGGCGGCCGCATCTGCCTGCGCGGACGCGTGGTAGCCACCGGATACCTAGGCGCGGATACGGGCTTCGACCCGCCCGCCTCCGCTCGCCTGCCCGGCACACCCGCCACCCACCGCACGCGCGATGCCGGGCGGATTACCGACTCCAGCCTCGAGGTGCTCGGCCGCCTCGACGACGCGATCACCACCGGCGGCCTGACCGTCATGCCTGGTCTCATTGAGGACTCGCTGGCGCGAGCTGGCTACACCGCCGTCGTCGTCGGCGTTGCCCATCTGGAGTGGGGCGAAGCGGTGGTCGCCGTCGTCGACGACGCCGGCAGCGCGACCCAGAGTTGCGATATCACGGTCATGCGAAGCTGGGTGAAGTTAGACCTCGGGGCGGGGTGGGCGCCGTCCTACATCGTCAACAGCAGTGAGATCGGCGGCATACCACTGACGCCCTCCGGGAAAGTCAACCGCCGGGAGCTAGCCGAGACCGTCTCCACCTATCTCGGCCTGTAGAATTGCCAGAGTCGAAAGGCACAACATGGCATCCTTAAGCGATTGGCTCGAAGGGGCGCGCGTGCGCACGCTCCCCGCCGCAGTATCCCCCGTCCTGGCCGGCACCGCCGTGGCCATCTATGAGGGCGGATTTTCCCTCCCGCGCGCGCTTCTGGCCGCAGCCGTGGCGCTGTTCTTCCAAATCGGGGTAAATTTCGCCAACGACTACTCTGACGGCGTGCGCGGCACCGACGACGTGCGCACCGGCCCACCACGCCTGACCGGCGGCGGCAAGACCGCCCCGCACGTCGTCAAGGCGGTCGCCTTCGGTTTCTTTGGACTCGGCGCGCTGGCGGGCCTGGCGCTCGTCGCGCTGTCAGGGGCCTGGTGGCTGGTCGGGGCCGGGATCGCCGCAGTGATCGCGGCATGGTTTTACACAGGCGGCAAGCACCCCTACGGTTACATGGGCCTAGGCGAAGTCTTCGTCATGATTTTCTTTGGCTACATGGCCACCGTGGGGACCACCTATACGCAAACCGGCACCGCCCCCTGGATGGCGTGGGTTGCGGGAACCGGCGTCGGGCTCATCGCTTGCGCCTTGCTGATGATCAACAATATTCGAGACATCCCTACCGATTCGCGCACCGGCAAGCACACCCTCGCCGTCCGTCTGGGCGATGCGCGGGCGCGCTGGGTCTACGTCGCCATGCTGGTCGGCGCGTTCGGCGCCATTGTGGCGATTGGTATCGCACACTGGCCTACCCTCATGGGAGCCGTCGTCGTCGGCCTCGGACCGGTCGCAATCGCCCCACGAGTACTGCGCGGCGCGCAAGGTAGGGAACTGATACCCGTCCTTCGCGACACGGGATTGTTCGAACTCCTGTATGGTGTCATCTTGATGATCACGCTCAGCGCGTGAGATGTACCAGACGACCGACCAAGTAAACTAGGGTTATAGACGTGGCTCGACTTGCAATTGTTCTCTTCGCTGTGGCGCTCATCGTTTACGCGTTCATCGACTGCGCCCGTGCCGATTCCTCCCGCATGCCGGCAAAGATTTCCAAACCGGTGTGGCTGATCCTCATCGTCATCTTGCCCGTCCTCGGCGCCCTGATCTGGATCTTCTTCAAGTATCAGCACATCTTCTTCTCCGGGGCCCAAACGACCTTCGGCCCGCCACAGAACCCGTTCACGCGCGGTAAGAAGCCCGCAGGCCCCGTCGCTCCCGACGACGACCCGGAGTTCCTCGCCCGGCTCGAAGCGCGCAACCGGCGTCGTGCCTATGAAGAACGCCTGCGCGCGGAAGGCCGTTTGCCGGAGGAAGACGACAAGAAGAAAGACGAAGACGACGCCGACGAAGGCGGCCTATACGGCCACCGCTAAGCCAGCTCTGTAGCTGCAGAGGTACCGGGCACCATGTCGCTAGCCTGACGGAGCAGATGCCCCACCGGCTCCCAGTAATCGAGGGCCAGTAATTGCTTGCCTGCGAACGTCAACGACGTGACGGAGGCCAGCGAGCACTCGCGCCTGCGCGGATCTGAGGCGATAGTTTTGCGTTCGACGAAGCGGCGCATGGTCCAGATGGGCAGCTGATGGGAGACGAGGACGGCTTCTCCCCCACGCGCCTTGTCAATAGCGTAGGAGATCGCACGAGACATGCGCTCAATCACCTGCGTATAGGGTTCGCCCCAGGAGGGCTCGAAGGGGTTGAGGTACCACGCCCAGTAGCGCGGGTGAGCCAGGATCCAGCGGTTTTTGTTCACTGGCACGCCCTCGAATTTGTTGTCCGCTTCAATGAGCCGCGGATCTGTGGCGACCTCGAGTCCGAAAACCTGCGCGGTCGGGGTTGCGGTTTCGATGGCGCGTTCAAGCGGAGAAGCCATCACGTAACGCACATCATGCTCAGCAAAGGCTTGGCCGAGCTCGCTGGCCATCTTGTGCCCGAGCTCAGAAAGGTGATAGCCCGGGCGGCGCCCGTAAAGCACAGCATCAGGGTTATAGACTTCTCCGTGCCGAACGAGGTGAACCGTAGTGATATCCATGGACACTATTGTGCCACGGGCACCTCAATCGGGCCGGTGATCCTGGTGAAAAGCTCTCCCAGAGCGAGAAATTCCTCAGTCGTGAAACGGGAGACCATGTTCCTGCGCACGGACTCCACGTGCATTGGCGCGGCCTTTTCGAGCTTGGCGTAGCCCTTATCGGTGAGCTGGCAGATAATTCCGCGCCGGTCCTGCGGGCACCGCGTGCGACACACATATCCGATCTCCTCCAGGCGTTTGACCGTGTGGGTGAGCCGGGAGCGCGAGTGGACGAGATTGTCTGCGAGAGTGGACATGCGAAGCATACGGTCTGGGGACTCTGACAGCCGAACCAGCACCTCATACTCGTTGAGGGTCAAACCTGAATCGTTGACCATGTCCTGGTTAATGGCCTCCAGGATACGCGCCTGGCCAGTCAAGAATGCCCGCCAGGCTACCTGCTCGGAGTGGTTTAGCCAGTTCACCATATGCCTGAACCTTTCATTTAATATTAAACGCTTGTAGCATAGCAGTCCTCCCCTCTCCGCAGCAGCTTCCGGTCACTCAACAAGCCGCACACCTAACAGGACTGCGGAGCAATCGGGCCACATACGCAGGAGTTCAATGCTCAATAATACGCGTGTAAGCTTGGGTTTTCGCCCTAGGGCGCGAGCAAGCCGGGGTCTTTGAAGTGCGCATCCGCAGGCTTTGTTTAACCCGCAGGTCGGTGCTCGCTTTCCGCATTCCGACAGTTCTTTTGAATATTTGGGCTGCCTCGCGACAGTTCTTTTGATAATACCGGCCACCGATTCATATATGGGCCTGGTGGAGGCTATATTCATGTTTTGTGTCGGGCACTCCGCTGCCGTGCCCCGTCGAAACCCTACTAAGCTGATCGCCGAGGTATTTGTCAACCTGTTGTGAATCAGTTTGGTGGTTTGTGATTGATTCCGGGGTGTTGGTTGCCTGGGCTGGGGTGTTTGGGCTGGAGGTGTTTGGCCGGCGCTGCGGTAAAATGCTTGGCGCCGTAGTAATCTGCAGCAGATTAGTACCGCGCCAGGCAGCTTAACGGTTTCGGCAAGCCCACCCGGAAGGGCCGGACCTCCGGGCAGGCGCGCTGTCAGCCAGCCGGGCGCCCTGTCGGCAGGCCGGGTGCCCGGCATAAAACATGAATATAGCCTCCACCAGGCCCATATATGAATCGGTGGCCGGTATTATCAAAAGAACTGTCGCGAGGCAGCCCAAATATTCAAAAGAACTGTCGGAATGCGGAAAGCGAGCACCGACTTGCGGGTTAAACAAAGCCTACCCCTGAGCCCACCTCAACCCCGGCAGCTCAAGAACCCCGAATTCCCCGCACCCAACAACAAAAGTGACCTCATACTGACCCACAACAAGGCTGACACACAGGGCAGAAAGCATTCTAATAGAGTGCCGGTGGAACGTGGGAAACGGCGCAACACCCCGCGCGCAACGCTTTTTCTGTTAACCCACCGCCGAGCTATCCGCAAGCCCCTGGCCGTCGTAAAAAGAACCGGCTCCGCACGGAACCGGTTCGCGTAAATCAGAAACCCCGACTTACTTCTTGTTACGACGCTGATGGCGCGTCTTACGAAGGAGCTTGCGGTGCTTCTTCTTCGACATCCGCTTACGACGCTTCTTAATTACGGAACCCATAGGTTACCTCCGATCGGTTTGGCCGAGTCTCATACAACTTGAAAAGTCTACAGCAGACGAGAAAAACTCAAAAATGACTCAGGCGCCTGCAATCTGCGTTTGATCCATCCCGCCCGACAGCAGATTGTCCACGGCAGACTTCGGTACGCGATAAGAATTGCCCACTCGGACGGCCGGGAGCTCACCTGAGTGAACCATCCTGTACACCGTCATGCGCGAAACGCGCGCCAACTCGGCAACTTCAGCCACAGTGAAGAACTGTGGCACCGAGGGTGGAAATTGCGCCATCCGTGACCGTCCTTGTATCCCTGTGCGGGGCTTGTCGAGTATACGTGGGCAATCCGCCCGAAGAACTTCACTTCTTACCTTACCCGATTTTCCCACCCACAACACCTTTCATCCGCAACATGTAGGGAAATTCCTTTTCGCAAGCGATAGTCCAGGTGCTTTGTGTGGCACGATGGTGTTAGGCCCAAGTTGAAATGAGGGGGTGACATGGCGCTAGAACCGTTTCAGGTCAAGGTAGCTCGGCGTGGCAGTTCTATCCGTGACCGGGTCGATCACTTCGCTAGACATTCGCCGGCACGCTTGGCACTCATCGTCTTCGCCATCATTATCCTCCTCATCACCTCCCTGCTGCTCATGCCATTCGCTAAAGCCGGGCCAGGAAGCGCCACTTTCCTTGAGGCGCTCTTCACAGCGACATCCGCCGTCTGTGTGACCGGTTTGACTGTGGTGGATACCGCTAGCCACTGGACGAGCTTCGGGCACGTCGTCATCGCTATCGGTATTCAGATCGGCGGCCTCGGCGTCATGACGCTCGCCTCGATTCTCGGCCTGGCCGTCTCGCGCCACATCGGCTTAACCCAACGCATCCTGGCGGCCACGGAGACGAAATCGCGTCTTGGCGACGTCGGCGGCCTCCTGCAAGCCGTCCTCATCACCTCCTTGACGGTCGAGGCGATCCTCGCCGTTGTGCTCTTCCCCTCGGTCATGGCGGTGGAGGGCACGTTCCTCGGTGCCTTGGGCCACTCAATCTTCATGTCCCTATCGACTTTCAACAATGCCGGTTTTCTCATCACCAAAGCAGGGTTGACGCCCTTCGTCGGCAACTGGGCAATCAGCCTGCCGATCATCTTCGGCACGATGGCTGGGGCTATTGGCTTTCCGGTTATTCTCAACATCTCCCGCAATCTGCGCTCGCCAAAGCGGTGGTCTTTGCATACCAAGCTCACGCTCGTCGTGTACGCGGCTCTGTGGGCGAGCGCAGTACTCCTCATCGGGGCCTTCGAGTGGAATGGCGCCTTTGCTGGGCTGGCCACCGACGAGCGTATCCTCGCCTCGCTTTTCCAAGGCACGACGCCGCGCTCATCCGGCCTGTCTACCGTGGACATCGGTTCGATGTCAGAGTCGACGTGGTTCATCATCGACATCCTCATGTTTATCGGTGCTGGCTCGGCGTCGACGGGCGGAGGTATTAAGGTCACGACCTTCGCCGTCCTCTTCCTCGCCATTATGGCCGAGGCTCGCGGCGATCGCGACACCGAAGCTTTTGGCAAACGCATCCCGCCGGACGTCATTCGACTAGCTATTTCTGCCGCCTTCCTAGGGGCGTTCCTCGTCGGGATCTCCACGCTCATCATCTTGCAAATCTCCGATCTGCCGCTGTCACGAGTTCTATTCGACGTGATTTCCGCGTTTGCCACCTGTGGCCTGTCGACGGGTATCACCCCCATGCTGCCGGATTCGGCCAAGGTTATCCTCGTGATCTTGATGTACTTGGGGCGCATCGGCACGATGACGTTCGCGGCTGCCCTCGCCCTGCGTTCGCGTCGACGCGTCATTCGGCTTCCCGAGGACAGGCCGATTATTGGCTAATATGTCAATAGAAAGGGGTCAGCATGCCCAATAGGTATATGGACAACGCCACGCTCGTCATTGGGTTGGGGCGCTTCGGTTCCGCCATCGCCGTCACGCTCGACAAGCTGGATAAGGAAGTGCTTGCGGTTGAGGCGAATGCTGACCTGGCACAGCAGTGGAGCCATCGCTTCCGCGTGGTGGAATCTGACGCCCGATCCGCCGAGGCGCTGCATCAGCTCGGGGCGGAGGACTTCGATGTGGCCGTGGTCGGCGTCGGCGCGCTCGAGGCGTCTGTGCTCATCACGGCCAACCTCGTCGACCTTGGCATCAAGGACATTTGGGCCAAAGCCACCTCGCGTGAGCACGGCACGATCCTTAAGCGCATCGGCGCTCACCACGTGGTCTATCCGGAGTACGACGCCGGTCAGCGCGTTGCGCACATGCTTTCGGGGCGCATGCTCGACTACATTGACATGGAAGACCAGTTCACGATTGTGAAGATGATCCCGCCGCGCGATTTGGTGGGCTTTTCCTTGGCCGAGTCGAACGTGCGTGAGCGCTTTGGCGTGACGGTGATTGGCGTCAAGTCACCCGGCCAGCCTTTCGAGTATGCCACCCCACAGACGACGATCGGCAACGGGGATGTGCTGATCGTATCGGGCGAGCCGTCGCTATTGGAGGCGTTCGCAAACAGATTTGTCGGACGGCGGCGCTAGCCTTGTTCTATGGCGAAAAATCAAACATTTCAGTGCCGTGAGTGCGGCTGGAGCACTGTCAAATGGGTGGGTCGTTGTGGCCAATGTCAGGCGTGGGGCACGATCGAGGAGTCGGCTCATGGAGTGGCCAAGGTCTCACCACTGACCCCGCGCTCGCCCGCGCAGCCGATCACGGAGGTGTCCACGCAGGCCTCGGTCAAATCGCCTACGGGGGTAGCTGAGCTCGATCGCGTGCTCGGCGGCGGGATCGTGCCGGGCGTCGTGATCTTGCTCGCCGGTGAACCGGGGGTTGGAAAGTCCACGCTTCTGCTGGACGTAGCGGCGAAAGCCGCCGCTGAGGCGGCTCAGGCTGGGCGTAACCCCGTGCTGTATGTGACAGGCGAAGAGTCAGCCTCCCAGGTGCGTTCGCGCGCCGAGCGCATTGGCGCGCTGCACCCACACCTGTTGCTCGCCGCTGAAGCGGATCTGGCTAAAATCCTTGGCCATGTCGATGCCGTGCGGCCTTCGCTTCTGATAGTTGACTCGGTGCAGACCGTCGCCGATCCGAAGATGGAGGGCAGCGCGGGCGGCGTCGCACAGGTGCGTGCGATCACCTCGGCCCTGGTCACTACGGCCAAGGCCGCGGATCTGCCGATCGTCCTCGTCGGGCACGTGACTAAGGATGGCTCCATCGCTGGCCCGCGCGCGCTAGAGCATCTGGTCGACGTCGTGTGCCAGTTCGAGGGCGATCGTCATTCGCGCCTACGGCTCGTGCGGGCGGTGAAGAATCGTTACGGCGCCACAGATGAGGTGGGCTGTTTCGAGCTGGTAGATTCCGGCATTAACGGGCTCGCCGATCCGTCGGGCCTGTTCCTGTCCGCCCGCGATCTGACGGTTCCGGGCACGTGCGTGACAGTCACGCTCGAGGGGCGCCGCCCTATGCCCGTGGAAGTTCAGGCGCTGTCGGTGCCCGCGGCGGGTCCCCCACGGCGAACGACGTCGGGCGTAGACAGCTCGCGTGTGGCGATGATGCTCGCCGTGCTGCAGTCACGGCTGGGCGTGCAGTTTGAGCGTAACGACATCTTCGTGTCCACCGTAGGCGGAGCACGCGCTTCGGAGCCTGCGGTGGATGTGGCGATCGCGCTGGCTCTCGCTTCGACGGCGCTAGATCTTCCCCTCGCTCCGGGCGTCATCGCGGTTGGGGAGGTCTCCCTCACGGGTGAGCTACGCCCGGTGGTAGGGCTGCAGCGTCGGCTAAACGAGGCAGCTCGGCTTGGATTCCACACGGCGCTTGTACCGGCCACGGCCGAGGTGAGCCCGCCAGCGGGTATGCGTGTGCGCGCAGTGGCAGACGTGAAGAGCGCGGCATGTACGGTGTTGCCGTTAGAACCGGAGCGTTAGCCAAACGTGGCAAGCAGCCGGTGAGAAAGCTAGGGCGCTTTGGTGCTTTCCGGCTCGCCGGTGTTCGCAGGCTTGGGCGCCGTTGCCTGGCGGAGTTCGAAAATGGCGCCCGATTCGAGTATCGGCTCTGTGCCGATGAAGACGCGTGCGACGTACGTGCCAGCACCGGCCGGACTAGTGCCTGTGCAATTGGGACCGACGTTGATACCGTTCCACGGTAACTCTTGGGTGGTCGTCATCCCAGTATCGAGAAGGAGAAGCTTATTGGCTGGCCCCGTCTTACAGACTTGGCTGTCGTATACCGTGTGATCGCCAGAAGTCAGTTGGAGACGGAGCTCGGAGGCATCGAAATAGCAGGGCTTTTCGCCCCGATTCTTGATCGATGTCGCGACCTTGATCGGCTTACCGGCGGTGCGGCCGGCCACTTCAGCGCTCGCCGTCAGCTCCGACGGCGTACAGGCCACAGGCTCGAACTGAGCCACCGGATTTACTGGGGTGGAGTGTGTTTCTATTTTCGTCAGAGCGTATTTGATGACGAAGATGACTGCGGCAACGGCGAGCAGACCGGCGACGCCAAGAGCCAGGAGCCTGCGCCGAAAGCGGCTGCGTTCCAGATCCCGCCTCGCGGGGCGCTTGCTCGGCCGCGACTGAGTCGGCCGCCGGTTTGGCGGATTGCCCGCCACGCGCTGTTGGCCGCCTTGCCGTTGGCCGGCTCGGCGGACGGTCGATTTCTTCCCGGCTCGCTGAGCAGGCACGCGCTCGCCGCCTCGAGATACTGGCTTGCGCCCGCGCTGGGTTTGTGCGCCCGGCCTTTGGGCGGGCTTGCCAGAACCGCGTTTGGGAGTTTCGTTCACGTCTTTACCGTAACGGTATTCCCCACCCGCGAGAGCGATGCGCGCCGATGACCACTATAGTGAGGCAAGTGGCACCCGAACCTAGACTGGCCTTTCAG from Trueperella pyogenes includes these protein-coding regions:
- the radA gene encoding DNA repair protein RadA; translated protein: MAKNQTFQCRECGWSTVKWVGRCGQCQAWGTIEESAHGVAKVSPLTPRSPAQPITEVSTQASVKSPTGVAELDRVLGGGIVPGVVILLAGEPGVGKSTLLLDVAAKAAAEAAQAGRNPVLYVTGEESASQVRSRAERIGALHPHLLLAAEADLAKILGHVDAVRPSLLIVDSVQTVADPKMEGSAGGVAQVRAITSALVTTAKAADLPIVLVGHVTKDGSIAGPRALEHLVDVVCQFEGDRHSRLRLVRAVKNRYGATDEVGCFELVDSGINGLADPSGLFLSARDLTVPGTCVTVTLEGRRPMPVEVQALSVPAAGPPRRTTSGVDSSRVAMMLAVLQSRLGVQFERNDIFVSTVGGARASEPAVDVAIALALASTALDLPLAPGVIAVGEVSLTGELRPVVGLQRRLNEAARLGFHTALVPATAEVSPPAGMRVRAVADVKSAACTVLPLEPER